A genomic stretch from Malus domestica chromosome 15, GDT2T_hap1 includes:
- the LOC139191779 gene encoding G-type lectin S-receptor-like serine/threonine-protein kinase CES101 → MTCHDARDTLKPGDTLNSSSLLVSASGKFSLGFYVYNNGSTNTSYLAVQGSNQGLNRAWIGNRDTPIPYASSPVPTVDTNNTLKITYQGGDPIVLYSPTSSTSSVEATILDSGNFVLQEVSSVNGSTNGVLWQSFDHPTDTFIPGMKLGVDLTNGKNWSLLSWATSYNPAPGLFSLDWDPKEHELRIKQGGVVYWTSGVFEDGKFKFILPDVSKQKYNFSIVSNANEDYLTYTAAGDPSDLAPEWVLYGRGTLNEYGAKVDIAEAQNCDGYNMVGGCVRRPMNCTAKLGDGFVDRSGHFNISHSSNTSEPPNWFGTGTQFIDDPIGFTPARSGFVLSGSTPGKTQKNGNSAYVSLSYIAGPKPG, encoded by the exons atgac TTGTCATGATGCAAGGGACACACTGAAGCCAGGGGACACTCTCAATTCCTCAAGTTTGTTAGTGTCTGCATCTGGGAAGTTCAGTTTGGGTTTCTATGTGTATAACAACGGGTCGACAAACACCAGCTATCTAGCAGTCCAGGGCAGCAATCAAGGTCTAAACAGAGCGTGGATTGGCAACAGAGACACACCTATTCCATATGCTTCATCCCCAGTTCCCACCGTAGACACCAATAACACTTTGAAAATTACTTACCAAGGTGGAGACCCTATTGTTCTTTACTCCCCTACCAGTAGTACTAGTTCTGTTGAGGCTACCATTTTGGATTCTGGCAATTTTGTACTACAAGAAGTGAGTTCAGTCAATGGATCAACCAACGGGGTTTTGTGGCAGAGTTTTGATCATCCTACGGACACGTTTATACCAGGCATGAAATTGGGTGTTGATCTTACAAATGGGAAAAATTGGTCTCTTTTATCTTGGGCTACAAGCTACAATCCTGCACCAGGGCTTTTCAGCCTCGATTGGGACCCAAAGGAACACGAATTGAGAATCAAGCAAGGTGGAGTGGTTTATTGGACTAGTGGGGTGTTTGAAGATgggaaatttaaatttattttgccTGATGTGTCCAAGCAGAAGTACAATTTTAGCATAGTTTCAAACGCAAATGAAGACTACCTCACTTACACTGCTGCAGGTGATCCAAGTGATCTAGCACCAGAATGGGTCCTATATGGTAGGGGAACACTTAATGAGTATGGTGCAAAGGTTGATATTGCAGAAGCACAAAACTGCGATGGCTATAACATGGTTGGAGGGTGCGTGAGAAGACCAATGAATTGTACGGCAAAACTTGGTGATGGGTTTGTTGACAGAAGCGGTCACTTCAACATCAGCCATTCGAGTAATACTTCAGAACCCCCCAACTGGTTTGGTACTG GCACTCAGTTCATTGATGACCCTATCGGATTCACTCCTGCAAGAAGTGGTTTTGTTTTGTCAGGATCTACACCaggaaaaacccaaaaaaatg gaaactccgcctatgtaagtttatcttacattgccggtcccaaacccggataa